The Trichocoleus sp. FACHB-46 genomic sequence AATTCCGACACCTCTAGATACCGTTGAAGTGCTTGCAAGCTGCGGTGCCCCGATATCTCCTGAATCACCCGCAGTGGTATCCCCGCACTGCTCATCTGAGTCAGGGCGGTTCGTCTAAAGCTGTGAGTGCTGACTCCTTCCAACCCCAAGCGATCGCACGTCTCCCTGAGAATCTCATCGGCTGACTTGGGATTGATGTGCCCGCGCCCATGCCGCCCTGGGAAGAGGTACTGCTTGCCCGCCCCAGCTTTATACGTTTCCAGGTATCCCCTTAGAACTGCGTTAACTGGAATCTGCCGCGTCTCCTGCTTGCCCTTAGTGTTGGCCTTCCGCAGAGTAATCTTCATTCTGACCCCCGCTGCATCATAAGCATCTGGGGTGAGCATCGAGCAGGCTTCACTGATGCGGCAGCCCGTGTAGAGGCAGATACCAAAGAGCGCCCGATCGCGATCGCCCTCAAACGCCTCAAACAATTTCTTGATCTCGCCGGGGGTCAAAACCTTGGCTTGGCCGTGACCGTCTACTTTCATCGAGCAGCCTCAACAATTACCTGAACTAAGTCTAGTTTCTTCAGGTAAGACAGTCAAACTATTGATACTCCGTTGTTACGTCTGAATGGAGAGAAGCAGTTAATCCCAGCTTATCGA encodes the following:
- a CDS encoding site-specific integrase, with protein sequence MKVDGHGQAKVLTPGEIKKLFEAFEGDRDRALFGICLYTGCRISEACSMLTPDAYDAAGVRMKITLRKANTKGKQETRQIPVNAVLRGYLETYKAGAGKQYLFPGRHGRGHINPKSADEILRETCDRLGLEGVSTHSFRRTALTQMSSAGIPLRVIQEISGHRSLQALQRYLEVSELQLEGAIAALHF